One genomic region from Trueperaceae bacterium encodes:
- the mnmE gene encoding tRNA uridine-5-carboxymethylaminomethyl(34) synthesis GTPase MnmE codes for MANLPPSDDTIAAIATAPGMGAVGVVRVSGPSAYALADAVFVPGNGSRPSATKPGRVVYGHVVDGGRRVDEALLLTFRAPRSYTGQDVVELQTHGGPAALRATLDACLRSGARLAGPGEFTLRAYLAGRIDLLQAESVMDVVEAQTDASLRNAGFGLSGALGERLGTVQSDILEAYAAVQAAFDYPDDGVPEQALAEPVARAALELRRLLATAEAGRLSRVGARLALVGRPNVGKSSLLNALLGYERSLVSATPGTTRDYLEAPLTLGGVPVTAIDTAGIRQAEDDIEASGVTLAKRIAEQADLRLLLLDGSESLSEQLDEAARAELGKGRTLVVVTKTDLGGAWEDAELRLPLGTETPVRVSALTGEGLRELEAAVVAALLGSAAGAEVWLGNERHVAAITAALESVERAGAQARGGWYELAALDLQEAMRALAGITGRDGIGDETLASIFSRFCVGK; via the coding sequence ATGGCCAACCTCCCACCGAGTGACGACACCATCGCCGCCATCGCGACGGCCCCCGGCATGGGGGCGGTCGGCGTGGTGCGGGTCTCCGGACCGAGTGCCTACGCCTTGGCCGACGCGGTCTTCGTTCCCGGCAACGGCTCGCGGCCGAGCGCGACGAAGCCCGGCCGGGTCGTGTACGGCCATGTCGTGGACGGCGGCCGGCGCGTCGACGAGGCCCTGCTCCTGACCTTCAGGGCGCCGCGCTCCTACACGGGCCAGGACGTCGTCGAGCTTCAGACGCACGGTGGGCCGGCGGCGCTGCGGGCCACGCTCGACGCCTGCTTGCGTAGCGGCGCGCGGCTCGCCGGACCCGGCGAGTTCACGTTGCGCGCCTACCTCGCCGGCCGCATCGACCTGCTGCAGGCGGAGAGCGTCATGGACGTGGTCGAGGCGCAGACCGACGCCTCCTTGCGCAACGCGGGCTTCGGCCTCAGCGGGGCCCTGGGCGAACGCCTCGGCACGGTGCAGTCGGACATCCTCGAGGCTTACGCCGCCGTGCAGGCCGCGTTCGACTACCCGGACGATGGCGTGCCGGAGCAGGCGCTCGCGGAGCCCGTCGCGCGCGCGGCGCTCGAGTTGCGGCGGCTGCTCGCCACTGCCGAGGCCGGCAGGCTGAGCCGCGTGGGCGCCAGGCTGGCGCTCGTGGGGCGGCCGAACGTGGGGAAGTCGAGCCTCCTCAACGCCCTCCTCGGCTACGAGCGCTCGCTGGTGAGCGCCACGCCGGGCACGACCCGTGACTACCTCGAGGCGCCCCTGACGCTTGGCGGCGTGCCGGTGACGGCCATCGACACGGCCGGCATCCGGCAGGCGGAAGACGACATCGAGGCGTCGGGCGTGACGCTCGCCAAGCGCATCGCCGAGCAGGCCGACCTCAGGCTCCTGCTCCTCGACGGCTCGGAGAGCTTGAGCGAGCAGCTCGACGAGGCGGCCCGCGCGGAGCTCGGCAAGGGGCGCACGCTCGTGGTCGTCACGAAGACCGACCTGGGCGGTGCATGGGAGGACGCCGAGCTGCGGCTGCCGCTGGGCACCGAGACGCCGGTGCGGGTGTCGGCGCTGACGGGCGAGGGTCTGCGCGAGCTGGAGGCCGCCGTGGTCGCAGCGCTGCTGGGCTCCGCCGCTGGCGCGGAGGTCTGGCTGGGGAACGAACGGCACGTGGCGGCCATCACGGCGGCCTTGGAGTCCGTCGAACGCGCGGGCGCCCAGGCGCGGGGCGGCTGGTACGAGCTGGCGGCGCTCGACCTGCAGGAGGCGATGCGCGCGCTGGCCGGCATCACGGGGCGCGACGGCATCGGCGACGAGACGCTCGCGAGCATCTTCTCGCGCTTCTGCGTCGGAAAGTAA
- a CDS encoding phosphatase PAP2 family protein — translation MDTIIALQRLASPALDRVMLLVTDICSQEAFTVLLVLAFLAVDATFGRRLGIVFLTGAYLNDVIKTLVDAPRPFQTRPDVLRPGAADTAPGSSFPSGHTQSAAIFWTLAASQFKRAWFWLLAALIVAAVALSRVYLGVHYPRDILGGLAVGLLVVTVAQFARRLAFTPGKAAVVALGLLVPLVVHLLFTTEASHVFLAVASAFIVGPELVTHRAGGGVVTRLAMGVVGVVLVAAVLGATSSLMPEELRHAPLPGYLRYLVIGLTGTVLAPLVCRWARLSGGPVVATGGARRA, via the coding sequence GTGGACACCATCATCGCCCTGCAACGACTCGCGTCGCCTGCCCTCGACAGGGTGATGCTCCTCGTCACCGACATCTGCTCCCAAGAAGCGTTCACGGTCCTGCTGGTCCTCGCGTTCCTGGCGGTCGACGCGACTTTCGGGCGGCGCCTCGGCATCGTGTTCCTGACGGGCGCCTACCTCAACGACGTGATCAAGACCCTCGTCGACGCCCCGAGGCCGTTTCAGACGCGGCCGGACGTGCTGCGTCCCGGGGCGGCCGACACGGCGCCGGGCAGTTCGTTCCCTTCCGGTCACACGCAGTCGGCCGCCATCTTCTGGACGCTGGCGGCCTCGCAGTTCAAGCGGGCGTGGTTCTGGCTACTGGCCGCCCTGATCGTGGCCGCCGTCGCACTGTCGCGCGTCTACCTCGGCGTTCACTACCCCCGCGACATCCTCGGCGGCCTGGCCGTCGGCCTGCTCGTCGTTACCGTCGCCCAGTTCGCCCGGCGCCTGGCGTTCACGCCCGGCAAGGCCGCCGTCGTCGCGCTCGGGCTCCTCGTGCCGCTCGTCGTCCACCTGCTCTTCACCACGGAGGCCTCGCACGTCTTCCTCGCGGTCGCCTCGGCCTTCATCGTCGGCCCCGAGCTCGTGACGCACCGCGCCGGCGGGGGCGTTGTCACACGCCTCGCCATGGGCGTCGTGGGGGTGGTGCTCGTGGCGGCAGTGCTCGGCGCCACCTCGTCCCTCATGCCCGAGGAGCTGAGGCACGCGCCGTTGCCGGGCTACCTGCGTTACCTCGTCATCGGCCTCACCGGCACCGTCCTCGCGCCCCTCGTGTGCCGCTGGGCGCGGTTGAGCGGCGGACCGGTCGTCGCGACCGGCGGCGCCAGGCGCGCCTGA
- the truA gene encoding tRNA pseudouridine(38-40) synthase TruA, with the protein MPAGRAEPPSPSAADQRRLRLTLEFDGTAFLGWQRQAGGERTVQATVEGAFAALPGEHSSVLAAGRTDAGVHALAMVAHVDTTWTQPNEKLRLALNAHLPPDVKVVRVADAAPDFQAQFHCLYRRYLYRMRVMRDDPRGIAIQRERVLAVHRHVDLGAMAAATRHLLGTHDFSTFATQETRSTVRTVHLCELRLERGEVRLHIAADGFLRNMVRTIVGTLLWVGKGKLAPSDMPALLAARDRRRAGHNVGPQGLYFAEAGYAPWDPVASERAVRDLVV; encoded by the coding sequence GTGCCGGCAGGACGCGCCGAGCCGCCCTCGCCGAGCGCGGCCGACCAGAGGCGCCTGCGCCTGACCCTCGAGTTCGACGGCACGGCCTTCCTCGGCTGGCAGCGTCAGGCGGGCGGCGAGCGCACCGTCCAGGCCACCGTGGAGGGCGCGTTCGCCGCCCTGCCGGGCGAGCACTCGAGCGTGCTGGCGGCGGGTCGCACGGACGCCGGCGTCCACGCCCTCGCCATGGTCGCCCACGTCGACACGACGTGGACCCAACCCAACGAGAAGCTGCGCCTCGCCCTCAACGCCCACCTGCCGCCCGACGTCAAGGTCGTTCGCGTGGCGGACGCAGCGCCCGACTTCCAGGCGCAGTTCCACTGCCTCTACCGCCGCTACCTCTACCGCATGCGCGTGATGCGCGACGACCCGCGCGGCATCGCCATCCAGCGCGAACGCGTGCTCGCCGTCCACCGGCACGTCGACTTGGGCGCCATGGCCGCGGCCACGCGCCACCTGCTCGGCACCCACGACTTCTCGACGTTCGCCACCCAGGAGACCAGGTCGACCGTGCGCACCGTGCACCTCTGCGAGCTGCGCCTCGAGCGCGGCGAGGTGCGCCTGCACATCGCCGCGGACGGCTTCCTGCGCAACATGGTCCGCACCATCGTCGGAACGCTCCTGTGGGTGGGGAAGGGGAAGCTGGCGCCGTCAGACATGCCCGCGCTGCTGGCCGCGCGCGACCGCCGGCGCGCGGGCCACAACGTCGGCCCGCAGGGCCTCTACTTCGCCGAGGCCGGCTACGCGCCGTGGGACCCGGTCGCCTCCGAGCGCGCGGTGCGCGACCTGGTCGTCTGA
- a CDS encoding DUF1999 domain-containing protein, producing the protein MSISIRPLVAGDLERLAELDGAYSSRHGLERAVNLAALRFFERSGHSFVAEVGDAAVVDSAATDSTAGAELAGFLLAQAVWTGERPTVHAHRLAAHEDATAEARAALAGALVKSAYDAGVYDLVFRTPRTDDALRTALLGEGYLEDDHVTLTLVLGTRAAAWAEGRRG; encoded by the coding sequence ATGAGCATCAGCATCAGGCCGCTCGTCGCAGGGGACCTAGAGCGACTGGCCGAGTTGGACGGCGCCTACTCCTCCAGGCACGGCCTCGAGCGGGCCGTCAACCTCGCCGCCTTGCGGTTCTTCGAGCGCAGCGGCCATTCGTTCGTCGCCGAGGTCGGCGACGCTGCCGTCGTGGACTCGGCGGCCACCGACTCTACGGCCGGTGCCGAGCTCGCGGGCTTCCTCCTGGCGCAGGCCGTCTGGACGGGGGAGCGCCCCACGGTTCACGCCCATCGCCTCGCCGCGCATGAGGATGCGACGGCGGAGGCGCGCGCCGCTCTTGCCGGGGCGCTGGTCAAGAGCGCCTACGACGCGGGGGTCTACGACCTCGTCTTCCGCACGCCGCGGACCGACGACGCCTTGCGGACGGCGCTGCTCGGCGAGGGGTACCTGGAGGACGACCACGTGACCTTGACGCTCGTGCTCGGGACCCGCGCGGCCGCGTGGGCGGAGGGCAGGCGTGGCTGA
- a CDS encoding Asp23/Gls24 family envelope stress response protein, whose product MDDETEHAADAATGRPADETSPAPAEGPLEAGQQAVGASKKKASAKGVTGILGTFAKPKSEARGKSKAAKSAPRAVDQVRVSDGALASIIGLSAHEVPGVVGMAPASFSEGIRRILGASQVDEGVVVEHPNGGDRADVELHVVVAYGVNIPVVADSVRERVRYAAEHLAGIRLDQVRVKVVGVSRG is encoded by the coding sequence ATGGACGACGAGACCGAACACGCCGCCGACGCCGCGACCGGGCGGCCGGCCGACGAGACCTCACCGGCCCCGGCCGAAGGCCCGCTAGAGGCGGGTCAACAGGCGGTGGGCGCGAGCAAGAAGAAGGCGTCCGCCAAGGGCGTCACGGGCATCCTCGGCACGTTCGCCAAGCCGAAGTCCGAGGCGCGCGGGAAGTCCAAGGCGGCCAAGTCCGCACCCCGAGCCGTGGACCAGGTCCGCGTGTCGGACGGCGCGCTCGCAAGCATCATCGGCCTGTCGGCTCACGAGGTGCCAGGGGTCGTCGGCATGGCGCCGGCGAGCTTCTCGGAGGGCATCAGACGCATCCTCGGCGCCAGTCAGGTCGACGAGGGCGTCGTCGTCGAGCACCCCAACGGCGGTGACCGCGCCGACGTCGAGCTGCACGTCGTCGTCGCCTACGGCGTGAACATCCCCGTCGTGGCCGACTCGGTCCGCGAGCGCGTGCGCTACGCCGCCGAGCACCTGGCCGGCATCCGCCTCGACCAGGTGCGCGTGAAGGTCGTCGGTGTCAGCCGTGGCTGA
- a CDS encoding DAK2 domain-containing protein: MSAVAERAPVTAWSAQDVARAFVFATEWLGVHVDEVNALNVYPVPDGDTGTNMHLTLQSVRRQLTEQDHERMEQVARALSYGSLLGARGNSGVILSQVLKGFADSIKVRDDVDATALVDALLSGSEAAYAAVMKPVEGTLLTVVRESAEAGEKSLLAAHARPGVNGVAPEGVLREVLAAGRRSLERTPELLPILKQAGVVDAGGLGYVHLLDGLLAYFDGRDLPPPPKIERRAQEQFEEEAFGFCTEFLLADVTAPTSAIRELVAPFGDSLLVVGAEGFVKGHIHTEEPEKLLAAVARYGRMVRSKVEDMSEQHSEILADVDAAKAEAPASAAVAVANGYGITKAFRSLGVRVVGGGQTDNPSVEDIADAVRSVGAESVIVMPNNKNIIMAAERVAELVLEKHVRVLPTRTIGQGLAAAVLFQEAVDADTLYEEMRSAADGALTLEVTRASRDADIDGVSVRVGDAIGLADGVLLVAESDADACLLALLEARAADYGVATLFHSTEAAERVARLVERIAAAHPDLELEVHAGGPDLYAYVMVLE; the protein is encoded by the coding sequence GTGTCAGCCGTGGCTGAGCGCGCGCCGGTCACCGCATGGTCCGCCCAGGACGTCGCGCGCGCCTTCGTGTTCGCCACTGAGTGGCTCGGCGTGCACGTCGACGAGGTGAACGCCCTCAACGTCTACCCCGTGCCGGACGGCGACACGGGCACGAACATGCACCTCACGCTGCAGTCCGTGCGGCGGCAGCTCACCGAGCAGGACCACGAGCGCATGGAGCAGGTGGCGCGCGCCTTGTCTTACGGCTCGCTCCTCGGCGCCCGCGGCAACTCCGGCGTCATCCTCTCGCAGGTCCTCAAGGGCTTCGCCGACTCCATCAAGGTCCGTGACGACGTGGACGCGACCGCCCTCGTCGACGCGCTCCTGTCCGGCTCCGAGGCGGCCTACGCCGCAGTCATGAAGCCCGTCGAGGGGACGCTACTGACGGTCGTGCGCGAGTCCGCCGAGGCGGGGGAGAAGTCCCTCCTGGCCGCCCACGCGCGTCCCGGCGTGAACGGCGTGGCGCCGGAAGGCGTCCTGCGCGAGGTCCTCGCCGCGGGCAGACGCTCGCTCGAGCGGACCCCGGAGCTGCTTCCAATCCTCAAGCAGGCCGGCGTGGTCGACGCCGGCGGCCTCGGTTACGTTCACCTGCTCGACGGCCTGCTCGCCTACTTCGACGGCCGCGACCTGCCGCCTCCCCCCAAGATCGAGCGCCGCGCGCAGGAGCAGTTCGAGGAGGAGGCGTTCGGTTTCTGCACGGAGTTCCTCCTGGCCGACGTCACGGCCCCGACGAGCGCCATCCGCGAGCTCGTCGCGCCGTTCGGCGACTCGCTCCTCGTCGTGGGAGCGGAAGGGTTCGTCAAGGGCCACATCCATACCGAGGAGCCGGAGAAGCTGCTCGCCGCTGTCGCGCGCTACGGGCGCATGGTGCGTTCCAAGGTCGAGGACATGAGCGAGCAGCACTCCGAGATCCTCGCCGACGTGGACGCTGCGAAGGCCGAGGCGCCGGCCAGCGCCGCCGTCGCGGTAGCCAACGGTTACGGCATCACGAAGGCCTTCCGCAGTCTGGGAGTGCGGGTGGTGGGCGGCGGCCAGACGGACAACCCGTCCGTCGAGGACATCGCCGACGCCGTGCGCAGCGTGGGGGCCGAGAGCGTCATCGTCATGCCGAACAACAAGAACATCATCATGGCTGCCGAGCGCGTCGCCGAGCTGGTGCTAGAGAAGCACGTGCGCGTCCTGCCGACGCGCACGATCGGTCAGGGCCTCGCCGCCGCCGTGCTCTTCCAGGAGGCGGTCGACGCCGACACCCTCTACGAGGAGATGCGCTCGGCTGCGGACGGAGCGCTCACGCTCGAGGTGACCCGTGCGAGCCGCGACGCCGACATCGACGGCGTGAGCGTGCGCGTCGGGGACGCGATAGGGCTGGCCGACGGGGTGCTGCTCGTGGCGGAGAGCGACGCGGACGCCTGCTTGCTCGCGCTGCTGGAAGCCCGCGCCGCGGATTACGGCGTCGCTACCCTGTTCCACTCCACCGAGGCCGCCGAGCGCGTCGCGCGGCTCGTCGAGCGGATCGCGGCGGCGCACCCGGACCTGGAGCTCGAGGTGCATGCCGGCGGGCCCGACCTGTACGCCTACGTGATGGTGCTCGAGTGA
- the pyrF gene encoding orotidine-5'-phosphate decarboxylase, translating into MDPRPDAHPLTAGKAGARETAKAVADYLVAVLDAAHDLVACCKPQSAFFEALGLPGLEALATVMHHARSLDLPVILDAKRGDIGSTAEAYANAYLTEGDLAADALTVNPYLGLDTLEPFIAAAQKHGRGLFVLVRTSNPGSADLQEAPSAAGEPLYLRLANALNERAAALPRDAWGYTSLGAVVGATQPAASSELRGKLPASLFLVPGYGAQGGSAADATHAFDANGWGAVVNAARSITYPAGAASAATLREVGAAARSAAASMRGDLEEALAARS; encoded by the coding sequence TTGGACCCGCGCCCGGACGCCCATCCGCTGACAGCGGGCAAGGCCGGCGCCCGCGAGACGGCGAAGGCCGTCGCCGACTACCTCGTAGCCGTGCTCGACGCGGCGCATGACCTCGTGGCGTGCTGCAAGCCGCAGTCGGCGTTCTTCGAGGCGCTCGGGCTGCCCGGGCTCGAGGCGCTCGCCACCGTCATGCACCACGCGCGCAGCCTCGACCTCCCCGTGATCCTTGACGCCAAGCGCGGCGACATCGGCTCGACCGCCGAGGCCTACGCGAACGCCTACCTGACCGAAGGCGACCTGGCGGCGGACGCCCTGACCGTCAACCCGTACCTGGGCCTAGACACGCTCGAGCCGTTCATCGCGGCCGCGCAGAAGCATGGGCGCGGCCTCTTCGTGCTCGTGCGCACGTCCAACCCCGGCAGCGCCGACCTCCAGGAAGCGCCCTCCGCCGCGGGCGAGCCGCTCTACCTCCGGTTGGCGAACGCGCTGAACGAGCGCGCCGCGGCCCTGCCGCGCGATGCGTGGGGTTACACCTCGCTCGGCGCCGTCGTCGGAGCCACCCAGCCGGCCGCGAGCTCGGAGCTGCGCGGCAAGCTGCCAGCGAGCCTGTTCCTCGTTCCCGGTTACGGGGCCCAGGGCGGGAGCGCCGCCGATGCCACCCACGCTTTCGACGCCAACGGCTGGGGCGCCGTCGTCAACGCGGCCAGGAGCATCACGTACCCCGCCGGAGCGGCCTCGGCCGCGACCCTGAGGGAGGTCGGCGCCGCGGCACGCTCCGCCGCCGCGAGCATGCGCGGAGACCTGGAAGAGGCGCTGGCGGCCAGGAGCTAA
- the secA gene encoding preprotein translocase subunit SecA, which produces MLGFVQKLFDNNDREVRRFQAEAVNAASALEAKTEAIENLAEAYAALRRRHLEGGESLDALLPEAFALTRESAKRYLGLRHYDVQFIGGAALHAGRIAEMKTGEGKTLVATLALALNALSGKGTHLVTTNDYLARTGAEWMGPVYRGLGLKVGVIQHDTDGAKRREAYRNDVTYITNSELGFDYLRDNMAFRPDQLVLREDTPLNYAIIDEVDSILIDEARTPLIISGPAELATDKYYTMAKIATQLEKGEPAEGDKPATGDYSADAKSKDIHLTEAGITKAEKLIGIDNIFSPENMEIGHMLRQALRAAEHYQLDQEYVKDDNGQIVIVDEFTGRLMPGRRFGEGLHQAIEAKEGVKIERENQTLATITYQNFFKLYGKIAGMTGTAKTEEKEFQEIYSTDVLVIPTNKPVIRKDEEDIVFRTEEGKFANVVEEIAAVHATGQPILVGTVTIDASERLSKLLKRRGIQHEVLNAKYHGREAEIVAQAGRSGAVTISTNMAGRGTDIVLGGNAEWLARQLLEREGFDRYDSDTELFIKAIMMRKPDEARAALAKLDGLSPDILPRLESLRDEADADHVRVVGLGGLHIIGTERHESRRIDNQLRGRAGRQGDPGSSRFYVSFEDDLMRLFANERVLGMMDRLGMDDSQPIEARMVTGAIERAQKRVEDRNFGIRKQLLEYDNVMSKQREVIYAQRREVLLGNDMSDDVQEMIANYVDAQVQRYLNPQLEHEEQDVTALRTSVADAVPVFEGMDFEKYRGKQPDEVTDELVEQMETAYQAREAELGAPLLRELERFIVLQVVDQHWKEHLHNMDVLRQGIGLRGYGQRNPLQEYAFEGYNLFEEMNANIRLNVAKLLFRVQVNVDQRLERRQQRQAPVQYSQAESGGMTAAAAGGPQRAAGPARGSGPTSPIRVEDKVGRNDPCPCGSGKKYKHCHGRDQEAHA; this is translated from the coding sequence ATGCTCGGATTCGTTCAGAAACTGTTCGACAACAACGACCGCGAGGTCAGGCGCTTCCAGGCGGAGGCCGTCAACGCGGCCAGCGCGCTGGAGGCCAAGACGGAGGCCATCGAGAACCTGGCCGAGGCCTACGCCGCCCTGCGCCGCCGGCACCTGGAGGGCGGCGAGAGCCTCGACGCGCTCCTGCCGGAAGCCTTCGCCCTCACGCGGGAGTCGGCGAAGCGCTACCTCGGCCTCAGGCATTACGACGTCCAGTTCATCGGCGGCGCCGCCCTGCATGCCGGGCGCATCGCGGAGATGAAGACGGGCGAGGGCAAGACGCTCGTCGCCACCCTCGCCTTGGCGCTCAACGCGCTCTCGGGCAAGGGCACTCACCTCGTCACCACCAACGACTACCTGGCCAGGACCGGCGCCGAGTGGATGGGTCCGGTCTACCGCGGCCTCGGCCTCAAGGTCGGCGTCATCCAGCACGACACGGACGGCGCCAAGCGGCGCGAGGCCTACCGCAACGACGTCACCTACATCACCAACTCCGAGTTGGGCTTCGACTACCTGCGCGACAACATGGCGTTCCGCCCCGACCAGCTCGTGCTGCGCGAGGACACGCCCCTCAACTACGCCATCATCGACGAGGTCGACTCCATCCTCATCGACGAGGCGCGCACGCCCCTCATCATCTCCGGGCCCGCCGAGCTCGCCACCGACAAGTACTACACGATGGCCAAGATCGCCACGCAGCTCGAGAAGGGCGAGCCCGCCGAGGGCGACAAGCCCGCGACCGGCGACTACTCCGCCGACGCCAAGTCGAAGGACATCCACCTCACGGAGGCCGGCATCACGAAGGCCGAGAAGCTCATCGGCATCGACAACATCTTCAGCCCGGAGAACATGGAGATCGGCCACATGCTGCGCCAGGCGCTGCGCGCGGCCGAGCATTACCAGCTCGACCAGGAGTACGTGAAGGACGACAACGGCCAGATCGTGATCGTCGACGAGTTCACCGGCCGCCTCATGCCGGGGCGGCGCTTCGGCGAGGGCCTGCACCAGGCCATCGAGGCCAAGGAAGGCGTGAAGATCGAGCGCGAGAACCAGACGCTCGCCACCATCACTTACCAGAACTTCTTCAAGCTCTACGGCAAGATCGCCGGCATGACGGGCACCGCCAAGACGGAAGAGAAGGAGTTCCAGGAGATCTACTCGACGGACGTCCTGGTCATCCCGACGAACAAGCCCGTGATCCGCAAGGACGAGGAGGACATCGTCTTCCGCACGGAGGAGGGCAAGTTCGCGAACGTCGTCGAGGAGATCGCGGCCGTGCACGCCACGGGCCAGCCCATCCTCGTCGGCACCGTGACGATCGACGCCTCCGAGCGGCTCTCCAAGCTCCTCAAGCGCCGCGGCATCCAGCACGAGGTCCTCAACGCCAAGTACCACGGCCGCGAGGCCGAGATCGTGGCCCAGGCCGGCAGGTCGGGCGCCGTCACCATCAGCACGAACATGGCCGGCCGCGGCACCGACATCGTGCTGGGCGGCAACGCCGAGTGGCTCGCTCGTCAGCTGCTCGAGCGCGAGGGCTTCGACCGCTACGACTCCGACACGGAGCTCTTCATCAAGGCCATCATGATGCGCAAGCCCGACGAGGCCCGCGCCGCCCTGGCGAAGCTCGACGGCCTGAGCCCCGACATCCTCCCCCGCCTCGAGAGCCTGCGCGACGAGGCCGACGCCGACCACGTGAGGGTCGTCGGCCTTGGCGGGCTGCACATCATCGGCACCGAGCGCCACGAGTCGCGCCGCATCGACAACCAGCTCCGCGGCCGCGCCGGCCGCCAGGGCGACCCGGGCTCGAGCCGCTTCTACGTGTCGTTCGAGGACGACCTCATGCGCCTCTTCGCCAACGAGCGCGTGCTCGGCATGATGGACCGCCTCGGCATGGACGACTCGCAGCCCATCGAGGCCCGCATGGTGACCGGCGCCATCGAGCGCGCCCAGAAGCGTGTCGAGGACCGCAACTTCGGCATCCGCAAGCAGCTCCTCGAGTACGACAACGTCATGAGCAAGCAGCGCGAGGTCATCTACGCCCAGCGCCGCGAGGTCCTACTCGGCAACGACATGTCCGACGACGTGCAGGAGATGATCGCCAACTACGTCGACGCCCAGGTCCAGCGCTACCTGAACCCGCAGCTCGAGCACGAGGAGCAGGACGTGACGGCGCTCCGCACGTCGGTCGCCGATGCCGTGCCCGTCTTCGAGGGCATGGACTTCGAGAAGTACCGGGGCAAGCAGCCCGACGAGGTCACGGACGAGCTCGTCGAGCAGATGGAGACGGCGTACCAGGCGCGCGAGGCCGAGCTCGGCGCGCCGCTGCTGCGCGAGCTCGAGCGCTTCATCGTCCTCCAGGTCGTCGACCAGCACTGGAAGGAGCACCTCCACAACATGGACGTGCTGCGCCAGGGCATCGGTCTGCGCGGCTACGGGCAGCGCAACCCCCTCCAGGAGTACGCGTTCGAGGGTTACAACCTCTTCGAGGAGATGAACGCCAACATCCGCCTCAACGTCGCCAAGCTCCTCTTCCGCGTCCAGGTGAACGTCGATCAGCGCCTGGAGCGGCGCCAGCAGCGGCAGGCACCGGTCCAGTACAGCCAGGCCGAGTCGGGCGGCATGACCGCTGCGGCCGCGGGCGGCCCGCAACGCGCGGCGGGGCCGGCGCGCGGCTCCGGGCCCACGTCGCCCATCCGCGTGGAGGACAAGGTCGGCCGCAACGACCCCTGCCCCTGCGGTAGCGGCAAGAAGTACAAGCACTGCCACGGGCGCGATCAGGAGGCGCACGCCTGA
- a CDS encoding RsmD family RNA methyltransferase — MASPRILAGSAKGRVLKVPPRGTRPSPSRLREALFDIIAFEPRGRFLDLYAGSGAMGLEAASRGWDAVCVDLSRSAAAVIRDNARDLGLGVEVLVGDAVAYAQAHPGEFDVLVAAPPYPDDLLTIFAALLASGAVGPSGLYVFQHPSEMASPTLPAPLAGADVRRKQYGTNTLTLVRVPA, encoded by the coding sequence ATGGCTAGCCCGCGCATACTGGCAGGCAGCGCGAAAGGCAGGGTGCTGAAGGTGCCGCCGCGCGGGACGCGGCCCAGCCCGTCGCGCCTGCGCGAGGCGCTCTTCGACATCATCGCCTTCGAGCCCCGCGGACGGTTCCTGGACCTCTACGCGGGCAGCGGCGCCATGGGCCTCGAGGCGGCGAGCCGAGGGTGGGACGCCGTCTGTGTCGACCTGTCACGCTCGGCGGCGGCCGTCATCCGCGACAACGCCCGGGATCTCGGGCTGGGAGTCGAGGTGCTCGTCGGCGACGCGGTGGCGTACGCGCAGGCCCACCCGGGCGAGTTCGACGTCCTCGTCGCCGCCCCCCCGTACCCTGACGACCTGCTGACGATCTTCGCGGCGCTCCTGGCCTCCGGCGCCGTCGGCCCGAGCGGCCTGTACGTGTTCCAACACCCGAGCGAGATGGCCTCGCCAACGCTCCCCGCCCCCCTCGCGGGCGCGGACGTGCGGCGGAAGCAGTACGGCACCAACACGCTGACGCTCGTCAGAGTGCCGGCTTGA